In one Bradyrhizobium cosmicum genomic region, the following are encoded:
- a CDS encoding DEAD/DEAH box helicase, whose protein sequence is MKLKQYQTDTLDILRRFLEEARVAGPKNAYDTATKTPELAKRLGRYRTDYTALDGLPGAPYVCLRLPTGGGKTVLAANAIGVARDAWVEKDYPLVLWLVPSNTIRLQTVEALRNTRHPYRQALDDQFEGRVRVFDIADFTTIRPHDIRDNACIVVGTIQTLRVNNTEGRKVYAHNENMEPHFSSVPKTMAGLEQVNGSTEATGNPRFSFANLLHIHRPLMIVDEAHNAVTGLTRDMQARVNPCAIIEFTATPRFNSNILYSVTAQELKAAEMIKLPIILAEHDSWQTAVNGAIASRAVLAEAAKGEADYIRPIVLFQAQPKNQEVTVEVLKKHLMDVEQIPEDRIAIATGDQRELDGIDLFDPTCRIEYIITIEALKEGWDCSFAYVFCSVSRIQSATDVEQLLGRVLRMPYAQRRKDDALNRPYAHVSEPSFGVAASALADKLVAMGFDEQEAKDIIEPAQGHLDDTGLFAPRERPAPVFRHRVTASPDVIAALASVGIEKNISVVAKEGGTVEIAVTGRVAPELEAAIAATIPAQAREGFAEAVQKYRVEIRDQLTPAEQGEIFRVPRLLTEIQGSFEFADPDVFMEFHDWSLVSHPARLDEAAFAIRETARSFEIDVDGNRVAYQFASEDEQLALDVDVEGWSPQNLVLWLDRQLRQPDINQSDLLKWLTDAVGHLIGPRKIHIAALMRTKFILARKLRERLASARLTEQQSVYQRYLFAPDARVQVSFDNGFQFRDGMYRDVKKQRGGRWKPRKHFLGADGLPAFDGVEDGEEFQCAQAIDSLPEVKFWLRNVAKNAESFWLPTAAGKFYPDFVAQLHDGRMIVIEYKGALLAGGGVDDTNEKRAIGRLWEQSSGGNCLFLTVEKQLGDRDMRGQLQDKIGG, encoded by the coding sequence CCGACCGGTGGCGGCAAGACCGTCCTCGCCGCGAACGCCATCGGTGTGGCGCGCGACGCCTGGGTGGAGAAGGATTACCCGCTGGTGTTGTGGCTGGTGCCGTCGAACACCATCCGTCTGCAGACGGTCGAGGCGCTGCGCAATACACGTCATCCCTACCGCCAGGCGCTCGACGACCAGTTTGAGGGCCGGGTGCGCGTTTTCGATATCGCCGATTTCACGACGATCCGGCCGCACGATATCCGCGATAACGCTTGCATTGTCGTCGGTACGATCCAAACGCTGCGGGTGAACAACACAGAAGGCCGCAAGGTCTACGCCCACAATGAGAACATGGAGCCCCATTTCAGCTCGGTTCCAAAGACCATGGCGGGGCTGGAGCAGGTGAATGGCTCTACAGAGGCGACCGGAAACCCGCGCTTTTCATTCGCCAATCTGCTGCACATCCATCGCCCGCTGATGATCGTGGACGAGGCCCACAACGCCGTCACCGGGCTAACACGCGATATGCAGGCGCGCGTCAATCCCTGCGCCATCATTGAGTTCACTGCGACCCCGCGCTTCAACTCGAACATCCTGTACAGCGTCACCGCGCAGGAATTGAAGGCAGCGGAGATGATCAAGCTGCCGATCATCCTGGCCGAGCACGATAGCTGGCAAACTGCAGTCAACGGCGCGATCGCGAGCCGTGCGGTACTCGCGGAGGCGGCTAAAGGGGAGGCAGACTACATTCGCCCCATCGTTCTGTTCCAGGCGCAACCGAAGAACCAGGAGGTGACGGTCGAGGTGCTGAAGAAGCATCTAATGGATGTGGAGCAGATCCCCGAGGACCGGATTGCGATCGCCACCGGTGATCAGCGTGAACTGGACGGCATCGATCTGTTCGACCCCACATGCCGCATCGAATACATCATTACCATCGAGGCCCTGAAAGAGGGCTGGGATTGCTCCTTCGCCTATGTGTTCTGTTCGGTCTCACGCATCCAGAGCGCAACCGATGTGGAGCAGTTGCTCGGCCGGGTGCTGCGGATGCCCTACGCGCAGCGTCGCAAAGATGACGCCCTGAATCGGCCATATGCGCATGTTTCGGAGCCATCATTTGGCGTCGCCGCATCGGCGTTGGCGGATAAGCTGGTTGCGATGGGCTTTGACGAGCAGGAAGCCAAGGACATCATCGAGCCGGCGCAAGGCCATCTGGACGATACTGGCCTATTCGCGCCGCGCGAAAGGCCCGCCCCGGTGTTCCGCCACCGTGTCACCGCGAGCCCTGATGTGATTGCCGCTCTTGCTTCGGTCGGTATCGAAAAGAACATATCGGTTGTTGCCAAGGAAGGCGGCACGGTTGAGATCGCCGTGACAGGCCGTGTCGCGCCGGAGCTTGAAGCGGCGATTGCCGCCACCATCCCGGCCCAAGCGCGAGAAGGTTTCGCGGAGGCCGTCCAGAAATATCGTGTCGAGATCAGGGACCAACTCACGCCTGCCGAGCAGGGTGAAATTTTCCGCGTGCCGCGGCTGCTCACGGAAATTCAGGGCAGCTTCGAGTTTGCCGATCCCGATGTGTTCATGGAATTTCATGACTGGTCGCTGGTCTCCCATCCCGCGCGGCTAGATGAGGCTGCATTCGCCATTCGCGAGACGGCGCGGAGCTTTGAAATCGATGTGGACGGCAACCGTGTCGCCTACCAGTTCGCTAGCGAGGATGAACAACTCGCACTCGACGTCGATGTGGAAGGATGGTCGCCGCAAAATCTCGTCCTGTGGCTGGACCGCCAGTTGCGTCAGCCGGATATCAACCAGTCTGACCTCCTGAAATGGCTGACCGATGCTGTCGGTCATCTGATCGGCCCGCGTAAAATTCATATCGCAGCGCTGATGCGGACGAAATTCATTTTGGCGCGCAAGCTACGCGAACGCCTCGCCTCTGCTCGTTTGACAGAGCAGCAGTCGGTCTACCAACGTTATCTTTTTGCGCCGGACGCCCGCGTTCAAGTGTCTTTCGACAACGGCTTCCAGTTCCGCGACGGCATGTACCGTGACGTAAAGAAGCAGCGCGGTGGGCGATGGAAGCCGCGCAAACACTTCCTGGGGGCCGATGGCTTGCCTGCGTTCGATGGTGTCGAAGACGGCGAGGAATTCCAATGCGCACAGGCCATCGATAGCCTGCCTGAAGTAAAGTTCTGGCTACGGAATGTTGCGAAGAATGCCGAGTCATTCTGGCTGCCAACAGCCGCAGGTAAGTTCTATCCCGACTTCGTGGCTCAGCTCCACGATGGCCGCATGATCGTGATCGAGTACAAGGGCGCTCTGTTAGCCGGCGGCGGCGTGGATGACACGAACGAGAAGCGGGCTATCGGCCGTTTGTGGGAGCAGAGTAGCGGCGGGAATTGTTTGTTCCTTACCGTCGAAAAGCAGCTTGGCGACCGGGATATGCGTGGGCAGCTTCAGGATAAGATTGGTGGATGA
- a CDS encoding GDYXXLXY domain-containing protein yields the protein MNEMITSVARLWQRIPKAVLFGAAILLQCVLLVLMVADRMQILREGREVTLQTQPVDPRDLLRGDYVVLQYDISQLPAGALAGTPAAERHPVVFVKLAPNANGLYEAVSVHAAPVPVTAPEVLIRGRVAYYGGSCGTGRQTFCEKLVIKYGLESYFVPEGEGRKLEQARNAQKLRVVASVLPSGRAAIKRLLLDGSPVYEEPLY from the coding sequence ATGAACGAGATGATCACGTCCGTCGCAAGGCTCTGGCAGCGCATCCCGAAAGCCGTGCTGTTCGGGGCCGCCATCCTGCTGCAATGTGTTCTGCTGGTCCTGATGGTCGCCGATCGCATGCAGATCCTGCGCGAAGGCCGCGAGGTGACCCTGCAGACCCAGCCGGTCGATCCCCGTGATCTCCTGCGCGGCGACTATGTCGTGCTGCAGTACGACATCTCGCAGTTGCCGGCAGGCGCGCTTGCCGGCACGCCGGCCGCCGAGCGCCACCCCGTCGTGTTCGTCAAGCTCGCGCCCAACGCCAACGGGCTCTACGAGGCCGTCTCGGTGCATGCCGCACCTGTCCCGGTCACCGCTCCCGAAGTGCTGATCCGCGGCCGTGTCGCCTATTATGGTGGATCCTGCGGCACGGGCCGGCAGACCTTCTGCGAAAAGCTCGTGATCAAATACGGCCTCGAAAGCTACTTCGTGCCGGAAGGCGAGGGCAGGAAGCTCGAGCAGGCCCGCAACGCGCAGAAGCTGCGCGTGGTCGCCTCCGTGCTGCCCTCAGGCCGCGCCGCCATCAAGCGTCTGCTGCTCGACGGCTCGCCGGTGTATGAGGAGCCGTTGTACTAG
- a CDS encoding DUF2157 domain-containing protein — translation MFDKTYRQRLEADLAQWEADGVIAPAAALSIRNALPPLAPGINIAVVVGIVGGLLIAAAFLAFVAAHWTEIARLLRFAILLAGMIIAGGLGAWFAATGRSVLADLCASIGAIIFGAGIALVGQMYHLGDDFAGGMLLWSIGAFATALLTGSRGALAVGLVAACIWSCMRIHDAPDVLHLPFVMVWLIAAALALAWNSRVAAHLAALAVLPWWIATSVRFDFDGAQPSFLLANGAALLFGAGLAIAAVPSPRALRLGSVLSIYGAFALAVVAFLEVTTVDDLFRFSTRTESAQPLWAILCGAAGVILALGSAALTRRAGEVLAGCSIGLVLLAAPIWPASAAGEPWFAYAALLCAMLCLVVSGMLDDVRPRIVAGWLGIAGVVAGITWAVKGSLLRRSAFLAAAGIVAVVFATALNRALPGAGR, via the coding sequence ATGTTCGACAAGACCTACCGGCAGCGCCTCGAAGCTGATCTGGCGCAATGGGAGGCCGATGGTGTGATCGCGCCGGCGGCGGCGCTCTCCATCCGCAATGCGTTGCCGCCGCTGGCGCCCGGCATCAACATCGCGGTGGTCGTCGGCATCGTCGGCGGGCTGCTGATCGCAGCCGCCTTCCTGGCCTTCGTCGCTGCGCACTGGACCGAGATCGCGCGGCTGCTGCGGTTCGCGATCCTGCTCGCCGGCATGATCATCGCGGGCGGCCTCGGGGCGTGGTTCGCCGCGACCGGCCGCAGCGTACTGGCCGATCTCTGCGCCAGCATCGGCGCCATCATCTTCGGCGCGGGCATCGCGCTGGTCGGGCAGATGTATCATCTCGGCGACGATTTTGCCGGCGGCATGCTGCTGTGGTCGATCGGCGCGTTTGCCACCGCACTGCTGACCGGCTCGCGCGGCGCGCTCGCGGTCGGCCTCGTCGCCGCCTGCATCTGGAGCTGCATGCGCATCCATGATGCGCCGGATGTGCTGCATCTTCCGTTCGTGATGGTCTGGCTGATCGCCGCCGCGCTTGCGCTGGCGTGGAATTCCCGCGTCGCCGCCCACCTCGCCGCGCTGGCCGTGCTGCCGTGGTGGATCGCGACGTCGGTTCGATTCGACTTCGACGGCGCCCAGCCGTCCTTCCTGCTCGCGAACGGCGCGGCGCTGCTGTTCGGCGCCGGGCTCGCGATCGCGGCTGTGCCGTCGCCGCGGGCGCTCCGGCTCGGGAGCGTTCTGTCGATCTACGGTGCGTTTGCGCTGGCCGTGGTCGCTTTCCTGGAGGTGACGACGGTCGACGATCTCTTCCGCTTCAGCACCCGAACGGAGTCGGCCCAGCCGCTATGGGCGATCCTGTGCGGGGCTGCGGGCGTGATCCTTGCCCTCGGGTCCGCCGCGCTTACCAGGCGCGCAGGTGAAGTTCTGGCGGGATGTTCGATCGGGCTCGTCCTGCTCGCCGCGCCGATCTGGCCGGCCTCCGCGGCCGGCGAGCCGTGGTTCGCCTATGCCGCGCTGCTCTGCGCCATGCTGTGCCTCGTCGTCTCCGGCATGCTCGATGATGTCCGCCCGCGCATCGTCGCCGGCTGGCTCGGCATCGCCGGCGTCGTCGCGGGCATCACCTGGGCAGTGAAGGGCTCGCTGCTGCGCCGCTCGGCCTTCCTTGCCGCGGCCGGCATCGTCGCCGTCGTGTTTGCCACCGCGCTCAATCGCGCGCTGCCGGGGGCTGGGCGATGA